One Sphingomonas sp. BT-65 genomic window carries:
- a CDS encoding UxaA family hydrolase, translating into MIPAALQIHPGDSVATALRDLQAGETVLGVTLLDAVPRGHKFALAAHAPGDAVLKFGFPIGRATAPIAPGAHVHVHNVATALAGEASYGGGGAAAKGQGAASAIRWRGYARADGRAGTRNEIWVLPTVGCVGRTAQKIAAKAEALLPAGVDGVHAFAHPFGCSQLGGDLDGTRGILSALAQHPNAAGVLLVGLGCESNQLSALLETLPPETRGRVRTVGAQAASDEVADGVAAVLELAEQAALTKREEMGLDRIVLGVKCGGSDGLSGLTANPLVGRMADRVTDAGGAAILTEIPEIFGAEQLLMARAADAATFDAIGALVNRFKRYFLDHGEPVSENPSPGNIAGGITTLEEKSLGAVQKGGQAIVTDVIDYGQQVKRKGLTLLEAPGNDAVSSTALSAAGANVILFTTGRGTPLGFPAPTLKIASNSDLAARKPGWIDFDAGQVLTDGMDVAADALLARIAAIASGEEAAAERNDEREIAIWKRGVTL; encoded by the coding sequence ATGATTCCTGCTGCTCTTCAAATCCATCCCGGCGACAGCGTCGCGACCGCGCTGCGCGACCTTCAAGCGGGCGAAACCGTGCTCGGCGTGACGCTGCTTGACGCGGTCCCGCGCGGGCACAAATTCGCGCTGGCGGCGCATGCGCCCGGCGATGCGGTGCTCAAGTTCGGCTTCCCGATCGGGCGCGCGACCGCGCCGATCGCGCCGGGCGCGCACGTCCATGTCCATAATGTCGCGACCGCGCTGGCGGGCGAGGCGAGCTATGGCGGCGGCGGGGCCGCGGCGAAGGGGCAGGGGGCTGCGTCCGCGATCCGCTGGCGCGGCTATGCGCGCGCCGACGGCCGCGCGGGCACGCGCAACGAGATCTGGGTGCTCCCGACCGTCGGCTGCGTCGGGCGCACCGCGCAGAAGATCGCGGCCAAGGCCGAGGCGCTGCTGCCCGCCGGCGTCGATGGCGTGCACGCCTTTGCCCATCCGTTCGGCTGCTCGCAGCTCGGCGGCGACCTCGACGGCACGCGCGGCATTCTCTCGGCGCTGGCGCAGCATCCCAATGCCGCGGGCGTGCTGCTGGTCGGGCTGGGATGCGAGTCGAACCAGTTGTCGGCGCTGCTCGAGACCCTGCCTCCGGAGACGCGCGGGCGCGTGCGTACCGTCGGCGCGCAGGCCGCCTCGGACGAGGTCGCCGATGGCGTTGCCGCGGTGCTCGAACTGGCCGAACAGGCGGCCTTGACGAAGCGCGAGGAGATGGGGCTCGACCGCATCGTGCTCGGCGTGAAATGCGGCGGGTCGGACGGGCTGTCGGGGCTCACCGCCAATCCGTTGGTCGGGCGCATGGCCGATCGCGTCACCGATGCCGGCGGTGCGGCGATCCTGACCGAGATCCCCGAAATCTTCGGCGCCGAGCAATTGCTGATGGCGCGCGCCGCCGATGCCGCGACGTTCGACGCGATCGGCGCGCTGGTGAACCGCTTCAAGCGCTACTTCCTCGATCATGGCGAGCCGGTCTCCGAGAACCCGTCGCCGGGCAACATCGCGGGCGGCATCACCACGCTGGAGGAAAAGAGCCTGGGCGCGGTGCAGAAGGGCGGGCAGGCGATCGTCACCGATGTGATCGACTATGGCCAGCAGGTGAAGCGCAAGGGCCTGACCCTGCTCGAGGCACCGGGCAACGACGCCGTCTCCTCGACCGCGTTGTCGGCGGCAGGGGCGAACGTGATCCTGTTCACCACCGGCCGCGGCACGCCGCTCGGCTTCCCTGCGCCGACGCTCAAGATCGCCTCCAACTCCGATCTCGCCGCGCGCAAGCCGGGCTGGATCGATTTCGACGCCGGGCAGGTATTGACCGACGGCATGGATGTCGCCGCCGACGCCTTGCTCGCGCGCATCGCCGCGATCGCATCGGGTGAGGAAGCCGCCGCCGAGCGCAACGACGAGCGCGAGATCGCGATCTGGAAACGAGGGGTAACGCTTTGA
- a CDS encoding LacI family DNA-binding transcriptional regulator, whose product MKKGAQATINDVARLAGVSKKTVSRVINRSPLLNEETRERVEKVIAEIGYVPNPQARALALRRNFLIGLIHDNPNPHMVLNVQQGLLEVLRDTEFELIVHPVDRGSTTMLDDIRRFLERQRPYGVMILPPISENDSIAALCQEIGARYVRMGSASFDDAEHMVASNDREVVRGAVAHLIENGHKRIGLVLGPHGFRSAHERSQGYEAALDDADIPVQRTLIAQGDYTFESGMRAAERLLDLSPRPTAVFCSNDAMAAGVLHTARQRGLDVPRDLSIVGFDDTSIASYLWPPLTTVRWPIATMARAAALKLIGDGEDEESGESLFVSTLIRRASVAPPVE is encoded by the coding sequence ATGAAAAAAGGCGCGCAGGCGACAATCAACGATGTAGCGCGACTGGCGGGGGTATCCAAGAAGACCGTCAGCCGCGTGATCAACCGCTCCCCCTTGCTCAACGAGGAAACGCGCGAGCGGGTCGAAAAGGTCATTGCCGAGATCGGCTATGTTCCCAACCCCCAGGCGCGCGCGCTGGCATTGCGGCGCAACTTCCTGATCGGGCTGATCCACGACAACCCCAACCCGCATATGGTGCTCAACGTCCAGCAGGGATTGCTGGAAGTGTTGCGCGACACCGAGTTCGAGCTGATCGTCCACCCGGTCGATCGCGGATCGACCACGATGCTCGATGATATCCGCCGCTTCCTCGAGCGCCAGCGCCCCTATGGCGTGATGATCCTGCCGCCGATCAGCGAGAATGATTCGATCGCCGCTTTGTGCCAGGAGATCGGTGCGCGTTACGTGCGCATGGGCTCGGCCTCGTTCGACGATGCCGAGCATATGGTCGCGTCGAACGACCGCGAGGTGGTGCGCGGCGCGGTCGCGCACCTGATCGAGAACGGGCACAAGCGCATCGGCCTGGTGCTCGGCCCGCACGGCTTCCGCTCGGCGCACGAGCGCAGCCAGGGTTACGAGGCGGCGCTCGACGATGCCGACATCCCGGTGCAGCGCACGCTGATCGCACAGGGCGACTATACGTTCGAGTCGGGGATGCGCGCCGCGGAACGCCTGCTCGACCTGTCGCCACGCCCGACCGCGGTGTTCTGCTCGAACGATGCGATGGCGGCGGGGGTGTTGCACACCGCGCGCCAGCGCGGGCTCGACGTGCCGCGCGACCTGTCGATCGTCGGCTTCGACGACACCTCGATCGCCTCCTATCTATGGCCGCCGCTCACCACGGTGCGCTGGCCGATCGCGACGATGGCGCGCGCCGCGGCCTTGAAGCTGATCGGCGACGGCGAGGATGAGGAAAGCGGGGAGTCGCTGTTCGTCTCCACGCTGATCCGCAGGGCATCGGTCGCGCCGCCGGTGGAGTGA